From a region of the Rhodococcus sp. 4CII genome:
- a CDS encoding ATP-binding protein encodes MAIAKTIEPDQDHRHPVVELRVRATPDQLSVLRALAATVAIHEDFDLDSIADIKLAMDEICTQLIVRATPDAVLVCRLQYLDGTLRVDVSSTTRSVDSLGERSFAWHVLNALTDSVDLRQERDPVTAGFVTTMEFTKVKNGLTL; translated from the coding sequence ATGGCCATCGCCAAGACAATCGAACCCGACCAGGATCACAGACATCCCGTCGTCGAACTGCGCGTGCGAGCAACGCCTGATCAGCTGTCCGTACTGCGCGCCCTGGCAGCTACCGTTGCCATCCACGAAGATTTCGACCTCGACTCCATCGCCGACATCAAACTGGCCATGGACGAGATCTGTACCCAGCTGATCGTCCGGGCGACACCGGACGCAGTCCTGGTGTGCCGCCTGCAATATCTGGACGGCACCCTGCGAGTGGACGTGTCGAGCACCACCAGGTCGGTCGACTCTCTCGGCGAGCGTTCGTTCGCCTGGCACGTGCTCAACGCCCTGACCGATTCGGTCGATCTGAGACAGGAACGCGATCCCGTCACCGCGGGGTTCGTCACCACCATGGAATTCACCAAGGTGAAGAACGGCCTGACTCTGTGA
- the metE gene encoding 5-methyltetrahydropteroyltriglutamate--homocysteine S-methyltransferase gives MSSTAAYGSSILGYPRIGPHRELKRALESYWHGTSTKEALVAVARDLQEETWSELAATGLTQVPGNTFSYYDHVLDNALLFGAVPERFTPLESQLDPLDFYFTLARGEPDFPPLELVRFFGTNYHYRQPELDENTEFSLRSETVLDEFERAKARGIELRPVVLGPVSLLLLSKIGPTSKRHGFSTLDLLDKLLPEYERLFEQLAKAGATCVQLDEPSFTEDRTPEELAALARTYEKLSHAPLRPRILVTGPYGHLGEALAILASTKVEALGLDLVSHRLTADELAKIPGIKRKRIYAGVVDGRNVWRVDRYNTLTYLNTLKDVVPDLVVSTSTSLLHVPYDVLSEYDIPGDVADRLAFAKQKVGEVVSLAKALTEGPSDKWRKRPTSVHFKLKHAVRARVNAIKPDDRIRVPYEERRVAQQERLNLPLVPATTLGSFPQTSEIRRARYELGQGRLEWDEYYKRIQAEIESTIRLQEDIGLDVLVHGEHERNDMVQYFAELLEGYAFTHNGWVQAYGSRCTRPPILYGDVSRPKSMTVEWIAYAQSLTDKPVKGMLTGPVTMIARSFVRQDQPLYETADQLALVIRDEIADLEAAGIAIIQVDEPAIRELLPLRENGREAYLEWAVDAFRLATGGAKPETQIHTHLTYTSRASVVDAIERLDADVTAIVATRSITWVLDAIKERALTHGVGPGVYESRSARIPDIDELDELLTEAGESVSLERLWANPDGGLKTRHYWQLEPSLRNLVAAAKRLRRRAEKEDSED, from the coding sequence ATGTCCAGCACCGCAGCATACGGATCCAGCATCCTGGGGTATCCCCGCATCGGACCTCACCGCGAACTCAAGCGTGCCCTCGAGTCCTACTGGCACGGCACGAGCACGAAGGAAGCACTCGTCGCCGTCGCCCGGGATCTGCAGGAGGAGACGTGGAGTGAGCTCGCCGCGACCGGTCTGACGCAGGTCCCGGGCAACACGTTCTCCTACTACGACCACGTACTCGACAATGCGTTGCTGTTCGGTGCCGTGCCCGAGCGGTTCACCCCGCTCGAGAGTCAGCTCGACCCGCTGGACTTCTACTTCACGCTCGCGCGGGGTGAGCCGGACTTCCCGCCGCTCGAGTTGGTGCGGTTCTTCGGCACCAACTACCACTACCGTCAGCCCGAACTGGACGAGAACACCGAGTTCTCGCTGCGGTCCGAGACGGTGTTGGACGAATTCGAGAGGGCGAAGGCGCGTGGCATCGAATTGCGTCCCGTCGTGCTGGGTCCCGTCTCTCTGCTTCTGCTGTCGAAGATCGGTCCGACGTCGAAGCGGCACGGCTTCTCGACCCTCGATCTGCTGGACAAGTTGCTGCCGGAGTACGAGCGGTTGTTCGAGCAGCTCGCGAAGGCCGGCGCCACGTGCGTCCAGTTGGACGAGCCGTCGTTCACCGAGGACCGCACGCCGGAGGAACTGGCTGCACTGGCCCGGACGTACGAGAAGTTGTCGCACGCGCCGCTGCGTCCCCGCATCCTGGTGACCGGTCCGTACGGGCACCTCGGGGAGGCTCTCGCGATCCTGGCCTCCACCAAAGTGGAGGCTCTGGGCCTCGACCTCGTCAGTCACCGGCTCACTGCCGACGAGCTGGCGAAGATCCCGGGCATCAAGCGCAAGCGGATCTACGCCGGCGTGGTCGACGGCCGGAACGTGTGGCGGGTCGACCGGTACAACACGCTGACGTACCTCAACACGTTGAAGGACGTGGTGCCGGATCTGGTGGTGTCGACGTCGACGTCGTTGCTGCACGTGCCGTACGACGTGTTGTCCGAGTACGACATTCCGGGCGACGTCGCGGACCGCCTGGCGTTCGCGAAGCAGAAGGTCGGAGAGGTGGTCTCGCTGGCCAAGGCGCTCACCGAGGGGCCGTCCGACAAGTGGCGCAAGCGTCCCACGTCGGTGCACTTCAAGCTCAAGCACGCGGTGCGGGCCCGGGTCAACGCGATCAAGCCGGACGACCGCATCCGGGTTCCGTACGAGGAACGGCGGGTTGCCCAGCAGGAGCGCCTGAACCTGCCGCTGGTTCCGGCGACGACCCTCGGTTCGTTCCCGCAGACGAGCGAGATCCGCCGGGCCCGGTACGAACTGGGTCAGGGACGCCTCGAGTGGGACGAGTACTACAAGCGTATCCAGGCGGAGATCGAAAGCACGATCCGGTTGCAGGAGGACATCGGTCTCGACGTCTTGGTGCACGGCGAGCACGAACGCAACGACATGGTGCAGTACTTCGCGGAGCTTCTCGAGGGGTACGCCTTCACCCACAACGGCTGGGTGCAGGCGTACGGCTCGCGGTGTACGCGTCCGCCGATCCTCTACGGGGACGTGTCGCGGCCGAAGTCGATGACCGTCGAATGGATCGCGTACGCGCAGTCGCTGACGGACAAGCCGGTCAAGGGCATGCTCACCGGCCCGGTGACGATGATCGCGCGCTCGTTCGTCCGGCAGGATCAGCCGCTGTACGAGACGGCCGACCAATTGGCGTTGGTGATTCGCGACGAGATCGCCGATCTGGAGGCGGCGGGCATCGCGATCATCCAGGTCGACGAGCCGGCCATCCGGGAACTGCTGCCGCTGCGGGAGAACGGCCGCGAGGCCTACCTCGAGTGGGCGGTCGACGCGTTCCGTCTCGCGACGGGTGGGGCGAAGCCGGAGACTCAGATCCACACCCATCTCACGTACACGAGCCGGGCGTCGGTGGTCGACGCCATAGAACGGCTCGACGCGGACGTCACTGCGATCGTGGCGACGCGCTCCATCACGTGGGTGCTCGATGCGATCAAGGAGCGGGCGCTGACGCACGGCGTCGGGCCGGGTGTGTACGAAAGCCGGTCTGCCCGGATTCCGGACATCGACGAGTTGGACGAACTGCTCACCGAGGCCGGCGAGTCGGTGTCGCTCGAGCGGTTGTGGGCGAACCCGGACGGTGGCCTGAAGACCCGGCACTACTGGCAGCTCGAGCCCTCACTGCGCAACCTGGTGGCGGCCGCGAAGCGTCTGCGCAGGCGGGCGGAGAAGGAAGATTCCGAGGACTGA
- a CDS encoding polyphosphate kinase 2 family protein — translation MADNRRGFWKTPATLALRADPDHRVAELDCKGTPGFVGDKSDGLRLFEERGAVLSTLQEKLYANGRSGDHRAVLLVLQGMDTAGKGGMVRHVIGHVDPQGVDHASFGVPTPEEKRHHFLWRINKALPRGGQLGVFDRSHYEDVLVVRVHNLVPEDVWTGRYDAINQFEKELVLAGTTLVKVAMFVSLDEQKARLRKRLERPDKYWKYNPADVDERRLWPAYQEAYQAMLDRTSTEYAPWHVVPCDRKWYSRIAVTELLIDALEKLDLDWPPAAFDIDEEKRRLAES, via the coding sequence ATGGCAGACAACCGACGCGGATTCTGGAAGACGCCGGCCACCCTGGCCCTGCGGGCAGACCCGGACCACCGGGTCGCCGAACTCGACTGCAAAGGCACACCCGGATTCGTCGGCGACAAATCGGACGGCCTCCGGCTGTTCGAGGAGCGCGGAGCGGTGCTGTCGACTCTGCAGGAGAAGCTCTACGCCAACGGACGATCCGGCGACCACCGGGCGGTGCTCCTCGTGCTCCAGGGGATGGACACCGCGGGGAAGGGCGGCATGGTGCGTCACGTCATCGGTCACGTCGACCCCCAGGGCGTGGATCACGCCTCCTTCGGAGTGCCCACCCCCGAGGAGAAACGGCATCACTTCCTGTGGCGGATCAACAAGGCCCTGCCCCGCGGCGGGCAACTCGGGGTGTTCGACCGGTCGCACTACGAGGACGTGCTGGTGGTCCGGGTCCACAACCTCGTCCCTGAAGATGTCTGGACAGGGCGATACGACGCGATCAACCAATTCGAGAAGGAACTCGTCCTGGCGGGCACCACCCTGGTCAAGGTGGCCATGTTCGTGTCACTCGACGAACAGAAGGCGCGGCTGCGCAAGCGGCTGGAGCGGCCGGACAAGTACTGGAAGTACAACCCCGCGGACGTCGACGAGCGCAGGTTGTGGCCGGCGTACCAGGAGGCGTATCAGGCGATGCTCGACAGGACGTCGACCGAGTACGCGCCGTGGCACGTGGTTCCGTGCGACCGCAAGTGGTACAGCAGGATAGCGGTCACCGAACTGCTGATCGACGCCCTGGAGAAGCTCGACCTCGACTGGCCGCCCGCCGCGTTCGACATCGACGAGGAGAAGCGGCGGCTCGCGGAATCGTGA
- a CDS encoding DUF6131 family protein, whose product MIVLGLILLLIGWLTGLTWLWTIGIILLVIGAILWILGATGRAVGGRRRWY is encoded by the coding sequence ATGATCGTGCTCGGACTGATCTTGCTCCTGATCGGGTGGCTGACCGGCCTCACGTGGCTGTGGACGATCGGCATCATCCTCCTCGTGATCGGCGCGATCCTGTGGATTCTCGGCGCCACCGGGCGTGCGGTCGGCGGTAGGCGACGCTGGTATTAG
- a CDS encoding DUF4873 domain-containing protein, with amino-acid sequence MNEHEEEEEGYRGPADVVVGDRPAVTVQVQLAGNFEPISGRYVWHGRVRTLTDALGADTDLSAGTELQITGPEGTATARITGVDLWGSHLVDGVTPPPFKRV; translated from the coding sequence GTGAACGAACACGAGGAAGAAGAAGAGGGCTACCGCGGCCCCGCCGACGTCGTCGTCGGCGACCGCCCCGCCGTGACCGTGCAGGTCCAGCTGGCGGGAAACTTCGAACCCATCAGCGGTCGGTACGTGTGGCACGGTCGAGTCCGCACCCTGACGGACGCCCTCGGTGCGGACACCGACCTGTCTGCGGGCACGGAACTGCAGATCACCGGCCCGGAAGGCACAGCCACCGCTCGCATCACCGGCGTCGACCTCTGGGGCAGCCACCTCGTCGACGGAGTCACACCTCCGCCGTTCAAGCGGGTGTGA
- a CDS encoding STAS domain-containing protein: MVLVGVRGEIDLFSAAVFRDYVCTQISPEGQFILDMSKVDFIGTAGLSVLDSVHTRHVRDGRTWAMICGRPVYRLLRAAGQESSYPCFASVDSALGAWHGRTA, translated from the coding sequence GTGGTGTTGGTAGGGGTGCGGGGCGAGATCGACCTGTTCAGTGCAGCGGTCTTCCGTGACTACGTGTGCACGCAGATTTCGCCGGAGGGGCAGTTCATCCTCGACATGTCGAAGGTGGACTTCATCGGAACCGCGGGTCTGTCGGTGCTCGACAGCGTGCACACGCGACACGTCCGGGACGGGCGGACGTGGGCGATGATCTGCGGTCGGCCGGTCTATCGCCTGCTCAGGGCGGCCGGTCAGGAGTCGAGTTACCCGTGCTTCGCTTCCGTGGACAGTGCCCTCGGGGCCTGGCACGGAAGAACGGCTTGA
- a CDS encoding glycosyltransferase yields MVSANASPLDIADGADVGGQSIHLAELSAALTREGHDVTVYTRAESDDVPERVTTAAGYTVVHVPVGPARRLPEAEILPLMGTFGSFLKTEWESARPDIVHAHYWMSGIATQLAARTLGIPVVQTFHALGVVEQRFEPAEPSSTHSRIHLEQLIARGATRVVATCTDEVFELSHLGLPRSRTSVVPSGVDVTEFTPDGRADEKGKRHRLVMVGRLAPSKGFDTAIEALSHFPDTELVIAGGPAADDVADDPEASRLMTLARETKVRNRVRIVGRVPRNAMPSLLRSADAVVCTPWYEPFGMVPLEAMACGTPVVASAVGGMRDTVVDGITGRLISPRNPVRLAEALRQIFDDDALRTGYGMAGCDRARARYSWDRVATDTLRAYGRCVSAPPRTSRTGAH; encoded by the coding sequence ATGGTCTCGGCCAACGCCAGTCCGCTCGACATCGCGGACGGCGCCGACGTCGGGGGCCAAAGCATTCACCTTGCCGAACTGTCCGCCGCTCTCACGAGAGAGGGGCACGACGTCACCGTCTACACGCGGGCGGAGAGCGACGACGTCCCCGAACGGGTTACGACGGCGGCCGGATACACCGTCGTGCACGTGCCGGTCGGGCCGGCCCGCCGGCTACCGGAAGCCGAGATCCTGCCGCTGATGGGCACATTCGGCAGCTTCCTGAAGACGGAATGGGAGTCCGCGCGACCCGACATCGTCCACGCCCACTACTGGATGTCCGGCATCGCGACGCAACTCGCCGCCCGGACGCTCGGCATTCCGGTGGTCCAGACGTTCCATGCGCTGGGCGTGGTGGAACAGAGATTCGAGCCCGCGGAGCCGTCGAGCACCCACAGCCGAATTCACCTGGAGCAGTTGATCGCCCGCGGAGCCACCCGGGTGGTGGCGACGTGCACGGACGAGGTGTTCGAGCTCTCCCATCTCGGCCTGCCCCGCTCGCGCACGTCCGTAGTCCCGTCCGGTGTCGACGTCACCGAGTTCACACCCGACGGCCGCGCCGACGAGAAGGGCAAGCGCCATCGGCTCGTCATGGTCGGCAGGCTCGCGCCGAGCAAGGGTTTCGACACCGCGATCGAGGCGCTCTCGCACTTCCCCGACACCGAACTCGTCATCGCCGGTGGGCCCGCCGCGGACGACGTCGCCGACGACCCCGAAGCGTCGCGGCTGATGACGCTGGCCCGGGAAACCAAGGTGCGCAACCGGGTGCGGATCGTCGGGCGCGTGCCGAGAAACGCCATGCCGTCGCTGCTGCGTTCCGCGGATGCCGTCGTGTGCACCCCGTGGTACGAGCCGTTCGGCATGGTTCCGCTCGAAGCGATGGCCTGCGGAACCCCGGTGGTGGCGTCCGCTGTCGGCGGCATGCGGGACACGGTGGTCGATGGAATCACGGGCCGCTTGATCTCGCCTCGCAATCCGGTCCGCCTGGCCGAGGCCCTGCGGCAGATCTTCGACGACGACGCCCTGCGCACCGGTTACGGCATGGCGGGATGCGACCGCGCGCGGGCACGCTACTCGTGGGACCGCGTCGCCACCGACACCCTGCGCGCGTACGGGCGCTGCGTGTCGGCTCCTCCGCGCACGAGTCGAACCGGCGCCCACTGA
- a CDS encoding NAD(P)-dependent alcohol dehydrogenase — MVTAAAYAVTSAEGSFEKTTIDRRELGPLDVLIEIKFAGICHSDIHTARNEWGGTRYPVVPGHEIAGVVAAVGADVTKHRVGDRVGVGCFVDSCGECDACTADEEQYCVHRATGTYNAEGRDGERTQGGYSTHIVVTERFVLSIPDSLELDVAAPLLCAGITLYSPLAHWGAGPGKRVAIIGMGGLGHVGVKIAHSMGAEVTVLSQSLGKKDDGLKFGADHYYATSDPATFTQLRGHFDLIVNTVSVNLDIDAYLSMLAINGTLVELGLPEKPIEVRAFSLAANRRSLAGSMVGGIAQTQEMLNFCAQHAIGAEIEVISAGEIDEAYDRVVASDVRYRFVIDTATI; from the coding sequence ATGGTTACCGCAGCCGCATACGCAGTTACGTCCGCCGAAGGCTCCTTCGAGAAGACCACCATCGATCGCCGCGAGCTCGGACCGCTCGACGTGCTCATCGAGATCAAGTTCGCCGGCATCTGTCACTCCGACATTCACACCGCACGGAACGAGTGGGGCGGCACCCGGTATCCGGTCGTGCCCGGACACGAGATCGCGGGTGTCGTGGCGGCGGTCGGAGCCGACGTCACGAAACACCGGGTCGGCGACCGCGTCGGCGTCGGTTGCTTCGTCGACTCCTGCGGGGAGTGCGACGCCTGCACGGCGGACGAGGAACAGTACTGCGTCCACCGGGCCACCGGAACGTACAACGCCGAGGGGCGTGACGGCGAGCGGACGCAGGGCGGCTATTCGACGCACATCGTCGTGACGGAACGATTCGTCCTGTCCATCCCCGACAGCCTCGAACTGGACGTCGCGGCGCCGCTGCTCTGCGCGGGGATCACGCTCTACTCACCCCTCGCGCACTGGGGAGCAGGGCCGGGGAAGAGGGTCGCCATCATCGGAATGGGCGGACTCGGACACGTCGGTGTGAAGATCGCGCATTCGATGGGCGCCGAGGTCACCGTGCTCAGCCAGTCCCTCGGCAAGAAGGACGACGGGCTGAAGTTCGGCGCCGACCACTACTACGCCACCTCTGATCCGGCCACGTTCACGCAGTTGCGTGGACACTTCGACCTCATCGTCAACACCGTCTCGGTGAACCTCGACATCGACGCGTACCTGTCGATGCTCGCGATCAACGGCACCCTCGTCGAACTGGGTCTACCCGAGAAGCCGATCGAGGTGCGCGCGTTCAGCCTCGCGGCCAACCGGCGCAGCCTGGCCGGTTCGATGGTGGGCGGCATCGCGCAGACCCAGGAGATGCTGAACTTCTGCGCCCAGCACGCCATCGGGGCCGAGATCGAGGTGATCTCCGCGGGCGAGATCGACGAAGCCTACGACCGGGTCGTCGCCAGCGACGTGCGGTACCGATTCGTGATCGACACGGCAACGATCTGA
- a CDS encoding NAD(P)/FAD-dependent oxidoreductase yields MGGEVNRCRVLVIGTGFSGLGTAIQLRKRGRDDFILLEAAQEVGGTWRENTYPGCACDIPSHLYSFSFEPNSDWTQMWSGQAEIFAYLRGLADKYDLRRNIHFGRTMTGGYWDAGRQRWHVHTASGDEYVAQFLVSGIGALHIPNVPDLPGAATFAGPAFHSARWNHDFDLRGKRVAVIGTGASAVQFVPEIIDDVAELQMYQRTPPWVIPRLNFDIPPEARRLFGRVPLMRRMVRAAVYWLQESLALGFNGHRRLMRPIENLARRNLNKTVTDPVLRRKLTPSYDIGCKRILGSGDYYPALVSPKSEVITEGIAEIRPGSIVAGDGRERAVDAIIYATGFHVTDGFDSVALTGVDGRSLADEWAEHGIRTHLGITVAGYPNAFFLLGPNTGLGHNSVVFMIESQIRYVLQLMDLVDRRGADSAVVRQAVQSGFNTDIQRKLAKGVWSSGGCVSWYLDSHGVNRTIWPGSTVRYWRRTRSIDPADFEFTPA; encoded by the coding sequence ATGGGCGGCGAGGTGAATCGTTGCCGTGTCCTGGTGATCGGGACCGGTTTCTCCGGTCTGGGCACGGCCATCCAGCTCCGCAAGCGGGGACGCGACGACTTCATCCTGCTGGAGGCGGCGCAGGAGGTCGGCGGCACCTGGCGGGAGAACACCTATCCGGGTTGCGCCTGCGATATCCCCTCGCACCTGTATTCGTTCTCGTTCGAGCCGAATTCGGACTGGACGCAGATGTGGTCGGGGCAGGCGGAGATCTTCGCCTACCTGCGCGGCCTCGCCGACAAATACGACCTGCGGCGCAACATCCATTTCGGGCGCACGATGACGGGCGGGTACTGGGACGCCGGCCGGCAACGATGGCACGTGCACACCGCGTCGGGCGACGAGTACGTGGCGCAATTCCTCGTGTCCGGGATCGGCGCCCTCCACATCCCGAACGTCCCCGATCTGCCCGGCGCCGCCACCTTCGCGGGTCCGGCGTTCCATTCGGCCAGGTGGAACCATGACTTCGACCTGCGCGGCAAGCGGGTCGCGGTGATCGGCACGGGTGCCAGCGCCGTCCAGTTCGTTCCCGAGATCATCGACGACGTCGCCGAATTGCAGATGTACCAGCGGACGCCGCCCTGGGTGATACCCCGCCTGAACTTCGACATCCCGCCGGAGGCGCGTCGCCTGTTCGGCCGGGTTCCGCTGATGCGCCGGATGGTGCGTGCCGCCGTCTACTGGTTGCAGGAGTCGCTGGCGCTCGGGTTCAACGGGCACCGCCGCCTGATGCGGCCGATCGAGAATCTGGCGCGGAGGAACTTGAACAAGACCGTCACCGATCCCGTGCTGCGTCGCAAGCTGACTCCGTCGTACGACATCGGCTGCAAGAGAATCCTCGGGTCGGGCGACTACTACCCGGCGCTCGTCTCGCCGAAATCGGAGGTGATCACCGAGGGCATCGCCGAGATCCGGCCCGGCAGCATCGTCGCGGGGGACGGGCGGGAACGGGCGGTCGACGCCATCATCTACGCCACGGGGTTCCATGTCACCGACGGCTTCGACAGTGTCGCCCTGACGGGTGTGGACGGCAGGAGCCTCGCCGACGAATGGGCGGAACACGGGATCCGCACGCACCTCGGGATCACCGTCGCGGGGTACCCCAACGCGTTCTTCCTCCTCGGTCCCAACACCGGGCTCGGTCACAATTCGGTGGTGTTCATGATCGAGTCGCAGATTCGTTACGTGCTGCAGCTGATGGACCTCGTCGACCGGCGGGGCGCCGATTCAGCGGTGGTCCGGCAGGCGGTGCAGAGTGGTTTCAACACGGACATCCAACGAAAGCTGGCAAAGGGCGTGTGGTCCAGCGGCGGATGCGTCAGCTGGTATCTGGATTCACACGGTGTCAACCGCACGATCTGGCCGGGTTCGACGGTGCGCTACTGGAGACGGACGCGCTCGATCGATCCTGCGGATTTCGAGTTCACACCCGCTTGA
- a CDS encoding DUF2231 domain-containing protein, which translates to MKLESLFRKAESAAFLDGSSRFLQHRIRGALGSSGAGPLLRGSWLGHPVHPVLVSLPIGAWVGATVFDLALRDHVGARRLIALGLLAAPPTLMTGWADWAERDTRQRRVGLIHAEANAVGVVAMLASYLRRRHGTDARAVATSTAGLLAIGIGGALGGHLTYAMGAGVDGVREGPEPDSLLTPVA; encoded by the coding sequence ATGAAGCTCGAGAGTCTGTTCCGGAAAGCGGAATCCGCCGCCTTCCTCGACGGCAGCAGCCGGTTTCTGCAACACAGGATCCGGGGAGCACTCGGCTCCTCCGGGGCGGGTCCACTGCTGCGCGGATCCTGGCTCGGGCATCCGGTGCATCCCGTTCTCGTGAGCCTTCCGATCGGGGCGTGGGTCGGCGCGACCGTCTTCGATCTGGCGCTTCGCGATCACGTCGGCGCGCGCAGGCTGATCGCCCTGGGACTGCTCGCCGCTCCCCCGACGCTGATGACCGGCTGGGCGGACTGGGCCGAACGCGACACCCGTCAGCGTCGCGTCGGACTGATCCACGCCGAGGCCAACGCCGTCGGGGTCGTCGCCATGCTCGCGTCCTATCTCCGCCGCAGACACGGAACGGACGCACGCGCTGTCGCCACGAGTACCGCGGGCCTCCTCGCGATCGGGATCGGTGGCGCGTTGGGCGGGCATCTGACCTACGCAATGGGCGCAGGGGTCGACGGGGTGCGTGAGGGTCCGGAACCGGATTCGCTCCTCACCCCGGTGGCATGA
- a CDS encoding RNA polymerase sigma factor SigF has product MTSHTHGGGHTARWPDEYQDVTALFEQMAALDEDDPRRSRLRDAVVTRCLPLAEHIARRFDGRGEAHDDLVQVARLGLVNSVDRFDVERGSDFVSFAVPTIMGEVRRHFRDTGWAVRVPRRMKELHLALSQAVAELSQSLGHAPTVSELAEHLDLEQEEVAQGLLAGNAYQTVSVDNTSSDRAGELSMVETLGDYDAAMDDVENHETLRPLLQSLPERERTVLMLRFFGNMTQTQIADRVGISQMHVSRLLAKTLASLRDQLGDQ; this is encoded by the coding sequence GTGACGTCCCATACTCACGGTGGGGGGCACACGGCCCGTTGGCCGGACGAGTATCAGGACGTCACAGCACTGTTCGAACAGATGGCAGCCCTCGACGAGGACGACCCCCGGCGCAGCAGACTGCGCGACGCCGTCGTGACTCGCTGCCTCCCACTCGCCGAGCACATCGCACGACGTTTCGACGGCCGCGGTGAGGCGCACGACGATCTGGTCCAGGTCGCGCGTCTGGGCCTGGTCAACTCGGTGGATCGCTTCGACGTCGAGCGTGGATCCGACTTCGTGTCGTTCGCCGTCCCGACCATCATGGGTGAGGTCCGGCGGCACTTCCGCGACACCGGGTGGGCGGTCCGGGTGCCGCGCCGCATGAAGGAACTGCACCTCGCACTCAGCCAGGCCGTCGCGGAACTGTCCCAGAGCCTCGGCCACGCCCCCACCGTCAGCGAACTCGCCGAGCATCTCGACCTCGAACAGGAGGAGGTGGCGCAGGGTCTCCTCGCCGGCAACGCCTATCAGACCGTGTCCGTCGACAACACGTCCTCGGACCGCGCCGGCGAGCTGTCCATGGTGGAGACGCTCGGCGACTACGACGCCGCGATGGACGACGTCGAGAACCACGAGACTCTGCGCCCGCTGCTTCAATCACTGCCCGAACGTGAGCGGACCGTTCTCATGCTCCGCTTCTTCGGCAACATGACCCAGACTCAGATCGCCGACCGGGTCGGTATCTCGCAGATGCACGTCTCGCGCCTGCTGGCGAAGACATTGGCATCGTTGCGAGACCAACTCGGCGATCAGTGA
- a CDS encoding GAF and ANTAR domain-containing protein, translating to MPDEIHLHTLTSDADTASFDAVSASLESVLALLETEDEADDALHTLCLQVVQAFPGAAMAGVTVLRSTGPVTAAATSDEAARLQELQHRLGEGPALDAARSGDTVRADRAGALERWPAYAANSAQAGVHSYLSVSLLPGTERPGALNMYGVLPHAFHRMDESVLELYVEAAAVAVRNARRYGEARHLIEQLRIALQSRAVIDQAKGIVMALRGLDAETAFDVLVARSQRENVKLRVVAERVVAAVSGRASVHNGL from the coding sequence ATGCCTGACGAGATTCACCTGCACACGTTGACGAGTGACGCCGACACCGCGAGCTTCGACGCGGTCTCGGCGTCGCTCGAATCGGTGCTCGCGCTGCTCGAGACCGAGGACGAGGCCGACGACGCGCTGCACACGCTGTGCCTTCAGGTGGTCCAGGCGTTCCCAGGCGCTGCGATGGCCGGGGTCACCGTTCTCCGATCGACGGGTCCCGTGACGGCGGCGGCGACATCGGACGAGGCGGCACGACTGCAGGAGCTGCAACACCGCCTCGGCGAGGGTCCTGCGCTCGACGCCGCACGCTCCGGCGACACCGTGCGGGCCGACCGGGCGGGCGCGCTTGAGAGGTGGCCTGCGTACGCCGCGAATTCCGCACAGGCCGGTGTGCACAGTTATCTGTCGGTTTCGTTACTGCCCGGCACGGAGCGGCCCGGCGCTCTGAACATGTACGGCGTGCTGCCTCACGCCTTCCACCGGATGGACGAGTCCGTACTCGAGCTGTACGTCGAGGCGGCCGCCGTCGCGGTGCGCAATGCGCGGCGGTACGGCGAAGCCCGGCATCTGATCGAGCAGCTTCGGATCGCGCTGCAGTCGCGTGCGGTCATCGACCAGGCGAAGGGAATCGTGATGGCGCTGCGCGGTCTCGACGCCGAGACTGCTTTCGACGTTCTCGTCGCGCGCTCTCAGCGCGAAAACGTGAAACTGCGCGTGGTCGCAGAACGTGTCGTCGCGGCTGTTTCCGGGCGTGCATCCGTGCATAACGGTTTGTAA